The following coding sequences are from one Triticum aestivum cultivar Chinese Spring chromosome 5A, IWGSC CS RefSeq v2.1, whole genome shotgun sequence window:
- the LOC123105759 gene encoding uncharacterized protein, whose product MAEEFELPEFNPRERAKQQISVPFLWEVKPGAPKRDWAISTKPSPTVFSCPSPAKLVVSVPFQWEEKPGKPLQDMSRFHAPSDRHAGFSVSPYSLNPFVAEDDEEYTLGFDLEAFGFPDDSKASTGAADYADGSSRHGAWYSFSESEDYSNSSGNTSARESQFPRAPSERSWEVANDDDHELTTNRQSPLRSAFTLEELMMLSRKLGGGQGFPADVRKKSLSPSLSSVELIKKFLIVCS is encoded by the exons ATGGCCGAGGAGTTCGAGCTGCCTGAATTCAACCCGAGGGAGCGCGCCAAGCAGCAGATTTCGGTGCCATTTCTGTGGGAGGTGAAGCCCGGCGCGCCGAAGAGGGACTGGGCGATCTCCACCAAGCCATCACCCACAGTCTTCTCATGTCCATCCCCGGCCAAGCTTGTTGTCAGCGTGCCATTCCAGTGGGAAGAGAAGCCTGGGAAGCCCCTACAAGACATGTCACGCTTCCATGCACCGTCCGATCGTCATGCCGGCTTTTCGGTATCTCCTTACTCACTGAACCCTTTTGTGGCCGAAGATGATGAGGAGTACACGCTGGGGTTCGACCTGGAAGCGTTCGGGTTTCCCGACGACAGCAAGGCGTCCACCGGCGCCGCGGATTATGCGGACGGGTCGAGCCGCCATGGCGCCTGGTACTCGTTCTCAGAGTCGGAGGACTACAGCAACTCGAGCGGGAACACCTCTGCCCGGGAGTCCCAGTTCCCCCGGGCGCCGTCGGAGCGGAGCTGGGAGGTGGCCAACGATGATGACCATGAGCTGACCACCAACCGGCAGAGCCCTCTGAGGAGCGCCTTCACGCTGGAGGAGCTCATGATGCTGAGCCGCAAGCTGGGCGGCGGGCAAGGGTTCCCGGCCGATGTCAGGAAGAAGAGCCTCTCCCCCTCGCTCTCCTCCGTG GAGCTCATCAAGAAGTTTTTAATTGTGTGTTCTTAG